The genomic interval GGCGATCGAGCGCGAGCCCGTGACCATCGAAACCCTGGCAGCCAACATTTTGGAGTCCGTGGCCAAACGGGACCTTATGGAAGCGCTGAAATCTCTCGTGCGGCGATCGCTGATTTACCCGGCGGCGATGGGCTTTACCCAGCAACCTGTGGTCATGGAATATCTCGTCGAACGGTTGCGGGTGCAAATGCAGCAGGAGATTATCTCTCAGAGTCCCAACCTGCTGATTAGCCATGCCCTGATCAAAAACCAAGCCAAGGAATATGTCAAAACCAGTCAGCAGCGGGTATTAGTCGATCCGCTCGGTCGGGCGCTGTTGGATGAACTTGGCAGTCTGGCGGCGCTGGCCGACCAGCTACAACAGTTGACGGACTTGTTGCGATCGGGTTGGGCCGAACGCGCTGGCTATGCTGCCGGTAACATTCTCTATTTGCTGCAGCAGTGCAGGCTAGATTTGCAGAACTACGACCTGTCGCAGTTGCCTTTGCGTCAAGTTGACCTGCAAATGACGGCTCTGCCAGGGGTCAACCTACAAGGGGCAGTGCTAGATCAGACGGTGTTTGCTAACAACCTGGACTATTACATGTCAGTCGCCATCTCACCAAACCAGCGGTACATTGCCGTCGGCAGCACTGAAGGCGACGTTATTCTGTGGGACTTTCCCGAAATGAGGTCTCACCGAGTCCTGCGGGGGCATGGGCCGATGTTTGTGGTTTGGTTGGCCTTTAGCGCTGATGGTCAGTATCTGGCCAGTGCTGGGTTTGATCACGCAGTCAAGGTTTGGCATATCGAGACGGCAACCTGTGTGGCGACCTTACAGGCGCATCGCGGGCCGGTCGGCGCTGTCGTTTTTACGCCTGATGGCAGCCAGTTGATTTCTAGCAGTCACGATGGCCAAATCATCTTTTGGGAAACGACGAACTGGACCTGTGTGCAAGCGATCCAGGCCGACCCAGGACAGGTGGCCGCGATCGCCCTCAGTCCCGACGGCAGGACGTTACTGAGTGGCCACGAGCTGGGCCAGATTGAGTTACGGGATTTATCTACCGGCGATCGCCGGGTCAGCCACGAGCATCACAACGCTTACATTTGGGCGGCAGTCTACCCCACCACGGGTAACCAGGTCTTCTCCGCGAGCCATGACCAAACGATCCGGGCGTGGAATGTGGAGACTGGCGAGTGCCTATTTACCCTCACAGGCCATCAAGGTGAAATATCGGGTCTCGCCTGTACTCCCGACGGGCGCATCTTAGCCAGTGCGTGTCACGACCAAACAGTCCGCTTATGGGATGCGCAAACGGGAAAATGTCTGAATGTTTTGCAAGGGCATCAGGGGATCGTTTGGGATGTTGATATCAGCCCAGATGGTGAAATCCTCACCAGCGTAGGGTTTGATCGCAGCGTGCGGCTGTGGGAAATCAAAACGGGACGACCGCTAAAAACCCTGCAGGGCAGTTATAAAGCGCTTTGGTCAGTGATATTTAGCCCCGATGGCCGAACGCTGATCAGCGGCGGCGAAGATCGGCGTATCTGGTTATGGGATTTTGAACGGCGAACGTATACCCATCAGTGGACGGCCCACACGTATGAAATTACGGCGATCGCCATTCACCCTCAAGGCCAGATACTGGCGACCGGTGGTGGCGATGGCACGGTTAAATTGTGGGACCTAGACACCGGCCAATGTTTACACACCCTGGTTGACTATCAGGCTTGGCTCTGGGCGATCGCCTTTAGTCCCGATGGGCGCTGGGTCGCGGGCACCGGCCATCGCTACAGCACCTGTGTTTGGGATGTGTATACGGGGCAATGCGTCGCCACCCTAGACGAGCACCATCAAAATTTGGTCTGGAGTCTGGCTTTCAGCCACGATGGTCAATACATGGTCACAGGCTGTCACGATCTCACACTGAGATTATGGCACCTCGAAACTTGGGACTGCTTTGCCGCGTTGTCCGGACAGATCAAGGGATACATCAACAGTGTCGATTGCAGCCCCAATAGTCACCTCATCGCCTGCGGCGGTTACGACGCTCAGGTTTACATCTGGGATGCGGAGGCCCAGACTTGTCTGCACGTTTTACCCGGACATCAAGGCGTGATCTGGAACGTGAAATTTAGTCCGACGGGCGATCGCATTGCCAGTACCAGTTTTGACGGCACCGTGCGGGTGTGGGATGTGCAGACGGGGGAATGTTTGCAGACGCTAGCGGGTCACCAGAGCTTTGTGAACTCCGCCTGCTTCCATCCCCACGACAACATTTTGGTCAGCGCTAGTCGCGACGGCACTCTAAAAGTGTGGGACTTGGCGACGGGCGATTGTACCGCCACCCTCAGCCCACCCAAAATGTACGAGGGGCTGAACATCACGGGCGTGCGGGGACTCGACCCCGTGCAGCGAGAAATGCTGTTGGCCCTGGGCGCGATCGAGCATTAAGCGCCCGTTTCAAAATTGATTTAATCCGAGTCGTTGGCTCTCTTCAGTCCAGCGACTTTAGCATGTTTTTATATTTTCGGTGTCATTAGACGCGTTTAAATAACTTTCTATAACATTTTCAAGCTTGTGCCTTTAAGTTAGCTCGAATACCATCGAATCGTCTCATTCATCAAGTCAAAAATATAAGTTTTTTTGTCTTAGGAGACAGCAAATAAGCCCTGAAAAAGCTTTCAGCCAAGAGAGCTTTTTCCTCAATTTACTGAGAGAAGATATGACCAGCTTTCGAGATGTTCAAAAACAAATAGACAGAATACTTGCTGAGCTTGAAGCCAGAAATGCTGAGATCGAAAAGGATTTTGATCCTCATAGAGATGAAATTGCCTTGCGTATTACATCTCTAACAATGCTGAAAAACACCGATTGGCCGAAGAAGATTATGAAAATTTTTCCTGTAATTACTATAGTTACAGGAGCTTCTGACGGGTCACAGCTAAGAATCCTAACTCAGGCTGGTGAGTCACCGCTTTTCGCTGTCAAGAAAAATGAACCGCTGCAATTCGAGCGACCATTCGTTTTGTACGGACCGGATAATCCTGGAGAGACGATAGATTGGCGCATCGATTTCTTTGACGATGATCGTCAAGTTCGTAATGTTGCCAAAAGTATCGCCAAGCTGACTAAAGATCCGAGTTACCAGAAGAAGCTTGATGACTTTACTAAATCGTTCAACTCTCAGCAGTTGGAAGCTGGAGCAGCGTTGGTTAACTTTGTTGGTGGTTTTATCGCGGATGAAGTTTCTAAGTCAAAAGATAAGCATCTGGGGACTTTTACAGGTACATTGCTGCGTGACGAACCGCGTCTCGGAACCTATGGCCTCAAAGATCCATATTGGACAGAAAGAAACGCTTACTTAAAAGTGAACTTTCGAGTGGAGCCCATCATGAAAGATGACCCCGCTGACAAGCTTCGCGGAGCCACTCTCACTAAAATTACTGACACCGTTCGGTTTAAGCCGACTGTTGTGCGTCCCTAGGCAATCCGATTAGGGATTCCCTAACTCTGTTGACTGCATTTGTCGCGATCGCTGTCTGCACTCTCTAGCCTCCATACTCGCTCTTGATCGCTGGTTTGGGGTCAGGCTCGGACTCACAGTTGGGACAGCGATCGCTTTTTTTGAAAAATTGATGAGTGATTGCGATCTCCCACCAACAGCGAATGACCTTTCCCGATAAACCGAATTACCAAAATTATTCAGTTCCCGATAAACTGCATTACCAAAATTATTCAGTGGGGTAGATAACGCATCGAGTCACTACCTGAGCTGGCGATATCAATCAATTGAACCTAGAGACGGAAAAAGTTGCAGGCTGTGTTTGTTCGCGATCGCGTGACATCAACCCTTTTTGGTCCGAGATACTGTCAAAATGGCCTGAAGTGAACGATGGCCAACGGTCAACGGGTCTCGCCAGGAGGCTGTTTGCCGTGGTGCCTGGTTGCCCTGCCCCTGCCGCTGCTAACGATTGCCATGCCGACTTTTCAAAACGCCTTCATCTCCTACGGCCGTGCCGACAGCAAAGCCTTTGCTGCCCAACTGAACGATCGCTTGATGGCCGCCGGCCTCACTGTCTGGTTCGACTTTGAGGACATTCCCCTGGGGGTGAATTACCAAAAGCAAATCGACAACGGCGTCGAGAAAGCCGACAACTTTCTGTTTTTGATCTCGCCCCACTCCATCAACTCCCCCTACTGCGGCCTGGAGTTGGAACTAGCACTGAAACGAGGCAAACGCATCATTCCCATCTTGCATGTAGAGGAAATTAGTCGGGAGACCTGGCAAGAGCGCAACCCTGGCGGGACGGACGCGCAGTGGGCGGAGTATCAAGCAACGGGCAAGCATTCCAGCTTTGCCAACATGCACCCCGCCATCAGCAAAATCAACTGGGTCTACTTTCGTGACGGCATCGACGATTTTGAAGCCGGGTTGCAGGGGCTGCTCGACATCTTTGCGCGACAGCAAGATTACGTCCGGCAGCACACCGAACTGCTCGCCGCCGCTCTCACCTGGGAGCAAAACCAAAAGCGCACGCAATATTTGCTCACGGGTCAAGCCCGCCAACAGGCCGAAGACTGGCTGCAAGTTCGGTTCCCGGAGGCACAGCCGCCCTGTGTGCCCACCGATTTGCACTGCGAATACATCACCGAAAGCATCAAAAACGCCCACAACTTGATGACCCAGGTGTTTTTGGCCCATGCCGAGGCTGACGCTGAGGTGATGCAGCAGATTCGCCGTTGCTTACAGCGGGAAGGGATTACGGTGTGGACGAGCGCCACCGACATTCGCTCGGGGGAAGACTTTCAGCAGGCCATCCGGCGCGGCATTGAGCAGGCGGATAATTTGGTGTATTTGCTATCGCCCGCCGCGATCGCCTCCGAATTTTGCCAGCAAGAGTTGGACTATGCCCTGTCATTGCACAAGCGCATCATTCCGGTGCTCGTCAGTGAAACGGATGCAGCCAATATTCCCGAAGCGCTGCAGGGATTGCAATATATCGAGTGGCTACCGTCTGAAGACGAGGCAGAACAGGCAGAGCGAGATCGCCCCCTGCTGAAAGCCCTCAAAGACGATGCCGCCTACTTTAACGAGCACAAAGTTCTGCTCACTCAAGCGCTGAAGTGGGAGCACCAGCAGCGTAACCCCAGTGTGTTGCTGCGGGGCTATAACCTGCGCCATGCCGAAGCGTGGCTGAAGGTGTCCCAAACTAGAACCCGCCACCAACCCACCACCCTGCAAACAGAGTTTTTACAGGAAAGTCTGCGCCAGCCCCCGGCCCCGTCGCTAGATGTATTCATTTCTTACTCGCGGGTGGATTCGGACTTTGCCCGGAGGCTGAACGATCGCTTGCAAATGCAGGGCAAGCTCACCTGGTTTGACCAGGAAAGCATCGCTTCGGGGGTAGACTTTCAGCAGGAAATCTATCGCGGCATCGAAACGTCGGATCACTTTCTGTTCATCCTCTCGCCGGAGGCGGTGAATTCGCCCTACTGCGCCGATGAGGTGGAATATGCCCACAAGCTGAACAAGCGAGTGGTGACGGTGCGCCATCGCCCGGTGGAGACCGCTGACCTACATCCGGTGTTGGCGGCGGTGCAGTGGATCGACTTTCGTCAAGGGGAGGGCGACTTCAACGCCAACTTTAAGGAACTGTTGCGGACGTTGGAGACCGACCGCGCCCACCTGGAAGCCCACACCCGCCTAATGGTGAAGGCCCTGGAATGGGACAAAAAGCAGCGGCGCAGTGACCTGCTGCTGCGGGGCGATGAGTTTGTGATCGCGGAAAACTGGCTGGTGGAAGCCTTTCAGCAGCAAAAGCAGCCGTTGCCCACACCGCTGCACAAGGATTACATTCAGGCGGGACGGGAAGCCCAGGAGCGGGAGGTCAAGCGGGAAAAGCGCCGGATTTTGGTGCTCAGGTCGCTCCTCGCGGTGATGAGTCTGGCCTTTGTGGGGGCTTCAGGGGCAGGCATCTATGCCTACCGACTATGGCGTAGTGGCGAAATTGCCCAGATCGAGTCGCTAGCGAAACAGTCGAATGCGGAGTTTTTGGCGGGGCAAAACACTGATGCGTTGATTACGGCACTGGAGGCGGGACATCAGTGGGAGCAGTATCCCGAGAGCGATCGCCAATTCGTCCACCAAGTCTTGGCACAAGCCGTCGATGGCATTCGCGAACTTAAAACCTTCTTAGGCGACAATTATGGAGTTGTTCGGGAGGTTGCGATTAGTCCCGATGGCAACATCATGGTTTCTGGCAGCAACGACGGAGAACTCAATCTCTGGAATCGTGAAGGTAAACTGCTTCACGCTATCTCTGCCCACGAAGACGATATTCGTCAACTAGTTTTTAGCCCGGACGGAGAGATACTAGCCTCAGCAAGTGATGACCAAACGGCTAAGCTTTGGACGCTTCAGGGTGAGCACCTACAAACTCTTTCAGGTCATGAGGACACTATTCGAGGTTTGGGATTTAGCCCCGATGGTCAAACCCTTGTGACCTCTAGTAATGACGGTACGCTCAAACTCTGGAACCGAAGCGGTGAGCTGCTGCAGACCTTAAACGGTCATGACGGCCCCGCATGGGATCTAGCATTCAGTCCAGATGGCCAAATCATTGCCTCCCACAGCGATGAAGACAAAACCGTAAAGCTTTGGAATTGGCAAGGAGACCTCCTGCAAACCCTCTCTGGACATACTGATGAGCCCTGGAGTAAAGCCTTTAGCCCAGATGGAGAACTCATCGCGTCCAGTGGAGACGATAAAACCGTTAGACTCTGGAGCCTTGATGGTGAGCTATTACACACGCTGACAGGCCATGAAGACACGGTGCGTCAGGTCGTTTTCAGCCCGGATGGGCAGGTACTTGCCTCGGCAAGCGAAGACAACACGGTCAAACTTTGGAGTCGAGAAGGACAGCTCATCAAAACCCTCACAGGCCATACTCAAACTGTAAATTGGATAGGGTTTAGTCCAGATGGTCAAACACTGGTCTCCTATAGTGATGACGGCACAATCAAGCAGTGGGGACTAGATGGGACCTTATTGCAGACATTTACAGGACACACGAGTTGGGTTGATGATGTGGCTTGGAGTCCAGATGGCCAAACGTTGGTATCGGGCGGCGGCGATCGAACTGTCAAGCTTTGGCAATTGGCAGGCAACACCTCAACTACGCTCAACGGCCACAATTCAGCTGTCAGAGTCTCCCAATATAGCCCTGATGGACAGATGGTCATTACAGGAGAACTGTATGGTTCACTGAAATTTTGGACTGCTGATGGTGAATTGATTCATACAGTTAATGGCCACGTTGGTGATGGACTCGGCGACTTTACCGTTAGTCCAGATGGTCAACTCATTGCCTCCATCAGCGATAGCGGGCCAGTTGCAATCCTCTGGAATGCTCAAGGGGAACTATTACACATTCTCGATGGCCACGACGGCCCCGTTGCCTATGTAGAGTTTAGCCCCGATGGAAAAACCCTCCTTACTGGCCGTGGTGGCGTCATCCGACTCTGGAATTTGGACGGAGAGCTTTTGCAGACGCTGACCAATGATGCAGAATATATTGAAGACATTGCCTTCAGTCCTGACAGTCAAACCGTGGTATCGGCTAGCAGCGATGGCCTCCTCAACATTTGGAGTATCGACGGTGAATTGCTGAGTAGTTTGAGCGATCGAGAAGAACCTTATTACGTAGTGACCTTTAGCCCTCATGGCCAGTATCTTGTTGCGGGCAATGAGGATAACACGGTGCAACTTTGGACTGCCAACGGTGAATTGCTATACACGCTCGAAGGCCACACCGATGCAATATTAGACGTTCTCTTTAGTCCCGACGGCCAAACGATCATCTCTGCCAGCGAAGATGGCACAGTTAAATTTTGGAGTCTAGACGGTGAGCTGATGAATTCGGCTAAGGGTAAGGAGGAAGACATTTGGGAAGGAATTTGGGACATAGCTTTGAGCCCTGACGGTGAGACGTTGGCAACCGCTGGAGAAGACCATACCGTTAAGCTCTGGTCAATGGAGGGGATACTTTTACAAACCTTAGTTGGCCACGATGGCTGGGTTTTGGATCTAGAATTCAGTCCCGACGGCAAAACCCTCGCCTCCAGTAGTTTTGATGCGACCACTATTTTATGGGACCTAGAAGCACTAGAGTTTGACGCCCTGATGCAACGGGGCTGTGAGTGGTGGCGCGAGTATACCGAGTATCAAGACACCCCATCCGACCAACAACGCGAGATTTGCGAGGATATTTGAGTTAGATGGCTAACCCAAGGCAATGTGCCTTATCGGCATCAAACGTTTCACCCGCACCTATCACCGCGATATCGTCACTAAGAGCTGGGCGAGGTTGAGGGCGATCGCTGTTACTTGCTGATTCCGTTGTTTTAGCAACTCGGCTCGACCTTAGAAGGGGTATCAAAAAACGGGTATGTCCAGCGGTGCTGTGAAAGCCTTGGCATCTGGCGATTGAGAGACATATGTCAAGGGTGTCAGAAAACGGTCCTTTCTGAGACACCTCCTTGGCGCAAAAGCGAAAACTTTGTTGAATCTAAGGAAGAAAATAGGTCATTTTCATTATCTATCGCTACACTACGCCGAAAGGCACGGCGATGGGCAGGAAATACCGATGAGCGAGCAAACTACACTGGTGGCCTTTCTG from Leptolyngbya sp. SIO1E4 carries:
- a CDS encoding TIR domain-containing protein, which gives rise to MPTFQNAFISYGRADSKAFAAQLNDRLMAAGLTVWFDFEDIPLGVNYQKQIDNGVEKADNFLFLISPHSINSPYCGLELELALKRGKRIIPILHVEEISRETWQERNPGGTDAQWAEYQATGKHSSFANMHPAISKINWVYFRDGIDDFEAGLQGLLDIFARQQDYVRQHTELLAAALTWEQNQKRTQYLLTGQARQQAEDWLQVRFPEAQPPCVPTDLHCEYITESIKNAHNLMTQVFLAHAEADAEVMQQIRRCLQREGITVWTSATDIRSGEDFQQAIRRGIEQADNLVYLLSPAAIASEFCQQELDYALSLHKRIIPVLVSETDAANIPEALQGLQYIEWLPSEDEAEQAERDRPLLKALKDDAAYFNEHKVLLTQALKWEHQQRNPSVLLRGYNLRHAEAWLKVSQTRTRHQPTTLQTEFLQESLRQPPAPSLDVFISYSRVDSDFARRLNDRLQMQGKLTWFDQESIASGVDFQQEIYRGIETSDHFLFILSPEAVNSPYCADEVEYAHKLNKRVVTVRHRPVETADLHPVLAAVQWIDFRQGEGDFNANFKELLRTLETDRAHLEAHTRLMVKALEWDKKQRRSDLLLRGDEFVIAENWLVEAFQQQKQPLPTPLHKDYIQAGREAQEREVKREKRRILVLRSLLAVMSLAFVGASGAGIYAYRLWRSGEIAQIESLAKQSNAEFLAGQNTDALITALEAGHQWEQYPESDRQFVHQVLAQAVDGIRELKTFLGDNYGVVREVAISPDGNIMVSGSNDGELNLWNREGKLLHAISAHEDDIRQLVFSPDGEILASASDDQTAKLWTLQGEHLQTLSGHEDTIRGLGFSPDGQTLVTSSNDGTLKLWNRSGELLQTLNGHDGPAWDLAFSPDGQIIASHSDEDKTVKLWNWQGDLLQTLSGHTDEPWSKAFSPDGELIASSGDDKTVRLWSLDGELLHTLTGHEDTVRQVVFSPDGQVLASASEDNTVKLWSREGQLIKTLTGHTQTVNWIGFSPDGQTLVSYSDDGTIKQWGLDGTLLQTFTGHTSWVDDVAWSPDGQTLVSGGGDRTVKLWQLAGNTSTTLNGHNSAVRVSQYSPDGQMVITGELYGSLKFWTADGELIHTVNGHVGDGLGDFTVSPDGQLIASISDSGPVAILWNAQGELLHILDGHDGPVAYVEFSPDGKTLLTGRGGVIRLWNLDGELLQTLTNDAEYIEDIAFSPDSQTVVSASSDGLLNIWSIDGELLSSLSDREEPYYVVTFSPHGQYLVAGNEDNTVQLWTANGELLYTLEGHTDAILDVLFSPDGQTIISASEDGTVKFWSLDGELMNSAKGKEEDIWEGIWDIALSPDGETLATAGEDHTVKLWSMEGILLQTLVGHDGWVLDLEFSPDGKTLASSSFDATTILWDLEALEFDALMQRGCEWWREYTEYQDTPSDQQREICEDI